In Melioribacteraceae bacterium 4301-Me, a genomic segment contains:
- a CDS encoding OmpP1/FadL family transporter: MKKKILPIIFSLTILATSIYAGGFQINEHGARAMAMAGAFTAIANDASAIYFNPAGITQLKGTNFYGGLTLIAPSASFTGPAPSTTKTDMDSQTFTPINFYVTQQIGDNLFVGLSVNNQYGLGTRWPVNWPGKYLAYDTEIKSFFFTPVVAYKFSNQFSLSAGLVIAYGDVKIIQVSNVGAGDFQTELKGNKTSVGFSAGLMYKPSNEFSIGVSYRSSVKWDLEGTAKSTPEGFTHPLLKVFIPYPKGDVTAPLKTPQNITVGLGYMPTDQLTLAADFQYVGWSSYDKLSITFKNYNVSNPLAPGPSTESVDRNYENTFIIRGGAEYNLSDVFALRAGILYDRNPVKTEYVEPTLPDANRIGLNIGFGYKLTNNLSIDVAYMFLSFSDRDVTGSKFGFNGKYTNNAHLVGADLSLAL; this comes from the coding sequence TAATGAACATGGAGCCAGAGCAATGGCAATGGCAGGTGCATTTACAGCAATAGCTAATGATGCCTCAGCTATTTATTTTAATCCAGCAGGAATTACACAGTTGAAAGGTACAAATTTTTACGGAGGTTTAACATTAATAGCACCTTCAGCTTCTTTTACTGGCCCAGCACCATCTACAACTAAAACTGATATGGATAGTCAAACTTTCACACCAATTAATTTTTATGTTACCCAACAAATAGGTGATAACTTGTTTGTTGGTTTAAGTGTGAATAATCAATACGGGTTAGGGACGAGATGGCCAGTTAATTGGCCTGGCAAGTATTTGGCTTACGATACTGAAATTAAATCTTTCTTTTTTACACCAGTAGTAGCGTATAAGTTTTCCAATCAATTTTCATTAAGTGCTGGATTAGTTATTGCATATGGCGATGTAAAAATTATTCAGGTTTCAAATGTAGGCGCTGGTGATTTTCAAACCGAATTAAAAGGGAACAAAACCTCTGTCGGTTTTAGCGCAGGATTAATGTATAAACCTTCAAATGAGTTTTCAATTGGTGTAAGTTACCGCAGTTCGGTTAAATGGGATTTGGAGGGTACTGCAAAAAGCACACCTGAAGGTTTTACTCATCCATTATTAAAAGTATTTATACCATATCCAAAAGGTGATGTTACAGCACCACTTAAAACACCTCAAAATATAACTGTAGGGCTGGGATATATGCCTACTGATCAGTTAACTTTGGCTGCTGATTTCCAATATGTAGGTTGGTCAAGCTATGATAAGTTGTCAATTACATTTAAGAATTATAATGTTTCTAATCCATTGGCTCCAGGTCCTAGCACAGAATCAGTTGACAGAAATTATGAAAATACTTTTATCATAAGAGGAGGTGCAGAGTACAACTTATCTGATGTTTTTGCACTTAGGGCTGGTATTTTATATGACAGAAATCCAGTTAAAACCGAATATGTTGAACCTACTTTACCAGATGCAAATCGTATCGGATTAAATATTGGCTTCGGTTATAAGTTAACCAATAATCTTTCAATAGATGTGGCATATATGTTCTTGTCATTTAGTGATAGAGATGTTACAGGTTCAAAATTTGGGTTTAACGGCAAATACACAAACAATGCTCATTTAGTTGGTGCTGATTTATCTTTAGCTTTGTAA